A window of the Candidatus Saccharibacteria bacterium oral taxon 488 genome harbors these coding sequences:
- a CDS encoding peptide chain release factor 2 gives MQPLKKRIQTLQSEVEQAKAALDFAALEQELAALDERLNQPEIWHNPDEAQALAKKAASLRQTVEPWQTLGVQLADIAELMELGDDDLLPEFEAQVTALEQEFTRRKTDLLFSGPYDNREAVVRISAGVGGLDAQDFAAMLERMYLRWAERSGMKVDTLERSTNDDAGIKTAVLEISGPFAYGKLRSENGVHRLVRLSPFNADNLRQTSFALVEVLPKIDTPDEILIDPNDLRIDVYRSGGKGGQGVNTTDSAVRVTHVPTGITVAIQNERSQIQNKETALKILRSKLLAMKLEQHAETLSDLRAGESANWGSQIRNYVLHPYTLVKDTRTKHENRNAQGVLDGDVDEFMAAYLRESRG, from the coding sequence ATGCAGCCACTTAAAAAACGCATCCAGACCCTGCAGTCAGAAGTAGAACAGGCCAAGGCGGCGCTGGATTTTGCGGCGCTGGAGCAAGAGCTGGCGGCGCTGGACGAGCGGCTTAATCAGCCGGAGATTTGGCATAATCCGGACGAGGCGCAGGCCTTGGCTAAAAAGGCAGCTAGCTTGCGCCAGACAGTTGAGCCGTGGCAGACGCTGGGGGTGCAGCTGGCGGATATCGCTGAGTTGATGGAGCTGGGCGACGATGATCTGCTGCCGGAGTTTGAGGCGCAGGTGACGGCATTAGAGCAAGAATTTACCCGGCGCAAGACCGATTTGCTGTTTAGCGGCCCATACGACAACCGCGAGGCGGTGGTGCGGATTTCGGCGGGCGTAGGCGGGCTGGATGCTCAGGACTTTGCGGCGATGTTGGAGCGGATGTATCTGCGTTGGGCGGAGCGGTCGGGGATGAAAGTTGACACGCTGGAGCGTTCGACCAATGATGATGCCGGAATAAAGACGGCGGTGCTGGAGATTTCTGGGCCGTTTGCTTACGGGAAATTACGCTCAGAAAATGGCGTGCATCGGCTGGTGCGCCTCAGTCCGTTTAATGCTGATAATTTGCGCCAGACTAGCTTTGCGCTGGTGGAGGTGCTGCCAAAGATTGATACGCCGGATGAAATTTTGATTGATCCGAATGATCTGAGGATTGATGTGTATCGCTCGGGCGGTAAGGGCGGCCAAGGAGTGAACACCACTGACTCGGCGGTGCGGGTGACGCACGTACCGACGGGCATTACCGTGGCGATTCAAAATGAGCGTTCGCAGATTCAGAACAAAGAAACGGCGCTGAAGATTTTGCGATCCAAGTTGCTGGCGATGAAGCTAGAACAACACGCCGAAACGCTGTCTGACCTCAGGGCTGGCGAGTCGGCCAACTGGGGCAGCCAGATCAGAAATTATGTCCTGCACCCATACACGCTGGTCAAGGACACTCGCACTAAGCACGAGAACCGCAACGCTCAAGGGGTGCTGGATGGGGATGTTGATGAGTTTATGGCGGCTTATTTGCGCGAATCGCGCGGCTGA
- the ftsE gene encoding cell division ATP-binding protein FtsE: protein MILLDRVTKTYGKDNKPALNRVSVHVKPGEFVILVGTSGAGKSTLLKLLTREEKPTGGKIVVGGIDYDTLKDKHIPLLRRKIGVVFQDFKLLPNRTVFENVAFALEIAGMTNREIKSTVPKVIELVGLKGKEKNFPHQLSGGERQRVAIARAVVRQPKILIADEPTGNLDPKHSWDIVRLLEKINKYGTTVLLTTHNVDIVNKLKRRVITIDHGKITSDQAKGSYKQ from the coding sequence ATGATTTTGTTAGATAGGGTTACCAAAACATATGGCAAGGACAACAAGCCGGCCTTGAACCGGGTGAGTGTTCATGTCAAGCCTGGCGAGTTTGTGATTCTGGTCGGGACATCGGGCGCGGGGAAGTCGACGTTGCTCAAGCTGCTGACCCGCGAGGAAAAGCCGACTGGTGGCAAGATTGTTGTCGGCGGGATTGATTATGATACGCTCAAAGACAAGCATATCCCGCTGCTCAGGCGCAAAATCGGTGTGGTGTTTCAGGATTTCAAGCTGCTGCCGAATCGGACGGTGTTTGAAAATGTGGCTTTTGCGCTGGAGATTGCTGGGATGACCAACCGCGAGATTAAGTCAACGGTGCCAAAAGTCATTGAACTGGTGGGACTGAAAGGCAAGGAAAAGAACTTCCCGCATCAGCTATCTGGTGGTGAGCGCCAGCGGGTGGCAATTGCCCGGGCAGTGGTGCGCCAGCCAAAGATTTTGATCGCGGACGAGCCGACTGGTAACCTCGACCCCAAGCACAGCTGGGATATTGTGCGCTTGCTGGAAAAAATTAACAAATACGGCACCACGGTGCTGCTGACCACGCATAATGTTGATATTGTCAATAAGCTCAAGCGTCGGGTGATCACCATTGATCATGGTAAAATCACCTCTGATCAAGCCAAGGGGAGTTACAAACAATGA
- a CDS encoding FtsX-like permease family protein, producing the protein MTDISRKAAAKARVDPKVLKRTRQRRRRVLTFWRMCRYGINNFSRNTWLTIAATAVMAVTLLIIALTIAARQVLVDSVDTISRKADMSIFLKGSTEQKVIDELISRLSKLHNVEKVTYISAEQARQEQIEQHKNDPAFLEAIKESSNEMPASLRASLKDLNDQRPLIEFTKHDELYKKHKDPTKEPSFIGDRRDAINAIGDWVRFASIAGSIATVVFVVISSLVVFNTIRMAIFNRKDEIQMMKLIGADRGFIRGPFIVEAVMYGFIAALVASGVGYLLLFSAHDKLAVRLPMDNLMNIGTTYAGLVVLAMIMIGAVIGIISSLIATRKYLKL; encoded by the coding sequence ATGACCGATATTTCACGTAAAGCCGCCGCCAAGGCGCGCGTCGATCCCAAAGTCCTTAAGCGCACGCGGCAGCGTCGCCGTCGGGTGCTGACGTTCTGGCGAATGTGCCGGTATGGTATCAATAATTTTAGCCGTAACACCTGGTTGACGATTGCAGCGACTGCGGTGATGGCGGTGACGCTGCTGATCATCGCCCTCACTATAGCCGCCCGCCAAGTACTGGTTGACTCGGTCGATACAATTTCACGCAAGGCGGATATGTCAATTTTCCTCAAAGGCTCAACCGAGCAAAAGGTGATTGATGAGTTGATATCGCGCCTGAGTAAGCTCCACAATGTCGAAAAGGTAACGTATATTTCAGCAGAGCAGGCGCGGCAAGAACAGATTGAGCAGCACAAGAATGACCCGGCGTTTCTTGAGGCGATCAAAGAATCAAGCAATGAAATGCCGGCGTCGCTGCGGGCCTCACTCAAGGATTTGAACGACCAGCGACCACTGATTGAGTTTACCAAGCATGATGAACTGTACAAAAAGCATAAAGACCCGACCAAGGAGCCGTCGTTCATCGGCGATCGGCGCGATGCGATCAATGCCATCGGTGACTGGGTGCGGTTTGCCAGTATCGCTGGCTCGATCGCTACGGTGGTGTTTGTAGTGATTTCGTCGCTGGTGGTGTTTAACACCATCAGGATGGCGATTTTTAATCGTAAAGATGAGATCCAGATGATGAAGCTGATCGGTGCCGATCGCGGATTTATTCGTGGGCCGTTTATCGTTGAGGCGGTTATGTATGGATTTATCGCGGCACTGGTGGCTTCAGGGGTTGGGTATCTGTTGTTGTTTTCGGCGCATGACAAGCTGGCGGTGCGGCTGCCGATGGATAATTTGATGAATATTGGCACCACGTATGCCGGACTGGTGGTGCTAGCGATGATTATGATCGGTGCGGTGATTGGCATTATCTCGTCATTGATCGCGACGCGCAAATACTTAAAATTATAA
- a CDS encoding CHAP domain-containing protein, with translation MKIRSTTPVSTSRATRAALVAVSAVVLGAGVFQLGPHVFARDYEAEINALNQQAQQAQNEANRLGTMAATLEEELGRINAQIDSIRAEIAKSQQKHDTLVAEIAKNKLAIEKNRKVMGKILSDIYLDDQISPLEMLASSKSIGDYVDKQEQRSSLRSSLNDKIKEIKALQAKLEENKKSVENVLKDQKAQQTQLASKQAEQAKLVNDTKNDQNAYAALATQRNNQAAKLREEQAAANRRALGGVSIPGGIPGGGGYPGVWANAPLDAYVDPWGLYTRECVSYVAWKIHSTGRFVPHFGGAGNANQWPSTAARYGIQSGSTPKAGAAAVMNVGYYGHVMYVESVNGDGTITVSDYNLAWDGLYRKYTRLASGLTYVYF, from the coding sequence ATGAAGATACGGTCCACCACACCAGTTTCGACATCACGAGCCACACGGGCAGCTCTCGTGGCGGTTAGTGCTGTTGTTTTGGGCGCTGGCGTGTTCCAGCTCGGCCCACACGTATTCGCGCGTGACTATGAAGCGGAAATTAACGCTCTCAACCAACAGGCGCAACAGGCGCAGAACGAGGCCAATCGTCTCGGGACGATGGCGGCGACGTTGGAGGAGGAGCTGGGGCGCATTAACGCGCAGATCGATTCAATTCGGGCGGAAATTGCCAAGAGTCAGCAAAAGCACGACACGTTGGTTGCGGAAATTGCTAAGAATAAGCTAGCGATTGAAAAGAACCGCAAGGTCATGGGCAAAATCTTGTCAGATATTTACCTCGATGATCAGATTTCGCCGCTTGAGATGCTGGCTAGCTCCAAGTCGATCGGTGATTATGTTGATAAGCAGGAGCAACGCAGTAGCTTGCGATCATCACTGAACGATAAGATCAAGGAAATAAAGGCGCTGCAGGCTAAATTAGAAGAGAATAAAAAGTCAGTTGAGAATGTGCTCAAAGACCAGAAGGCTCAGCAGACACAACTAGCGTCCAAGCAGGCAGAGCAGGCCAAGCTGGTTAATGACACCAAGAACGACCAGAATGCCTATGCAGCTCTCGCAACGCAACGCAATAACCAAGCAGCGAAACTACGCGAAGAGCAGGCGGCGGCTAACCGGCGAGCGCTTGGCGGGGTGTCAATTCCGGGTGGTATCCCGGGTGGTGGCGGCTATCCAGGCGTCTGGGCAAACGCACCACTGGATGCTTACGTCGATCCATGGGGCTTATATACACGTGAGTGTGTGAGCTATGTGGCGTGGAAGATCCACAGTACCGGTCGGTTTGTGCCGCATTTTGGTGGGGCTGGTAACGCTAATCAGTGGCCATCAACAGCGGCGCGATACGGCATCCAGAGCGGTTCGACACCAAAGGCTGGCGCAGCAGCGGTTATGAATGTTGGCTATTATGGACACGTGATGTACGTCGAGTCGGTTAATGGTGACGGCACAATTACGGTCAGCGACTATAACTTGGCGTGGGACGGTCTGTACCGAAAGTATACGCGTTTAGCCTCGGGCCTAACCTACGTGTATTTTTAA
- a CDS encoding S41 family peptidase encodes MTEQRRVGTRAHLFLGGLLIAIVSFVAGTRSDLIMAQVGSLFGLRTATGSLDVSTVQRVYRELKAHYDGKLDEQALTRGAARGMVAATGDPHTAYMDPDEAKEFEKSLSGNIGGGIGAEIAKKHNVPTIIRPLKNSPAEKAGIKAGDVIVKVNDTVVTDMPVDQVVQRIRGDVGTTVKLVLSRGGERKDVTVTREKVVAPAAEWKIDGEIGILTVSRFNDDTGKQARQAAEEFRSAGVKKVILDLRGNPGGTVAAAQALAGLWLDHQVVMTQRRGEQVVSTEKSTGQPLLGDIKTVVLINGGSASASEIVAGALKDYGKATLVGEKTYGKGSVQRPIDLADGSVLKVTEARWYTPHGKNIDKSGIEPDVKVEMTTGAADNGRDPQLEKAKSV; translated from the coding sequence ATGACAGAGCAACGGAGGGTAGGAACGCGAGCTCACTTGTTTTTGGGCGGGCTGCTGATCGCGATTGTGAGTTTTGTGGCCGGAACGCGGTCAGATCTGATTATGGCGCAGGTCGGGTCGCTGTTTGGCCTCAGGACGGCGACGGGGTCGCTGGATGTATCAACGGTGCAGCGCGTGTACCGTGAGTTAAAGGCTCATTATGACGGTAAGTTGGATGAGCAAGCACTTACGCGTGGGGCGGCGCGCGGTATGGTGGCGGCGACGGGCGATCCGCACACGGCGTACATGGATCCGGATGAAGCCAAGGAGTTTGAAAAGAGCTTGTCGGGTAATATTGGTGGCGGTATCGGGGCGGAAATTGCTAAGAAACATAACGTGCCGACGATTATCCGACCGCTCAAAAATAGCCCAGCCGAAAAGGCGGGCATCAAAGCCGGTGATGTCATCGTCAAGGTTAATGACACGGTGGTGACTGATATGCCGGTTGATCAAGTGGTGCAGCGCATTCGTGGCGATGTTGGCACGACGGTCAAGTTGGTATTGTCGCGTGGTGGCGAACGTAAAGACGTGACAGTGACGCGCGAGAAAGTCGTCGCGCCGGCTGCCGAGTGGAAGATTGATGGTGAGATCGGTATTTTGACAGTCAGTCGCTTTAATGATGACACCGGCAAGCAAGCGCGCCAAGCCGCCGAGGAGTTTCGCTCGGCAGGTGTCAAGAAAGTTATCCTCGACCTCAGGGGAAATCCTGGTGGTACCGTGGCGGCCGCACAGGCGCTAGCAGGGCTGTGGCTTGATCATCAGGTGGTGATGACGCAGCGGCGCGGCGAGCAGGTTGTCTCGACGGAGAAATCGACTGGCCAGCCGCTTCTCGGTGATATCAAGACGGTTGTGTTGATTAACGGTGGTAGTGCCAGCGCCAGCGAGATCGTGGCGGGGGCGCTCAAGGATTACGGCAAGGCGACGCTGGTTGGTGAAAAAACCTATGGTAAGGGCAGTGTGCAGCGGCCGATTGATCTGGCGGACGGCTCGGTTCTAAAAGTGACCGAGGCGCGCTGGTATACGCCGCATGGCAAGAATATTGATAAGTCGGGTATCGAGCCGGATGTCAAGGTCGAGATGACGACCGGGGCGGCGGATAATGGGCGTGACCCACAGTTAGAGAAAGCAAAGAGTGTCTAG
- a CDS encoding response regulator, whose amino-acid sequence MQHRKKILLVEDDTALAAVYRSRLELEGFEIREVHNGEDALSATVAFRPDLIVLDAMMPKFSGFDVLDILRNTPETTNVRVIMLTALSQQKDRERAEALGVDEYLVKSQVVIGDVVTRVKHHLGVS is encoded by the coding sequence ATGCAACACAGAAAAAAAATACTATTAGTTGAAGACGATACGGCACTGGCGGCAGTCTATCGGTCGCGGCTCGAGCTGGAGGGCTTTGAGATTCGTGAGGTGCATAATGGCGAGGACGCACTGTCGGCAACGGTGGCGTTTCGGCCGGACTTGATCGTACTGGATGCCATGATGCCGAAATTTAGCGGCTTTGACGTGCTCGATATCCTGCGCAATACACCAGAAACAACCAACGTGCGGGTGATCATGCTGACGGCGCTCAGCCAGCAGAAAGACCGAGAGCGGGCGGAGGCGCTGGGCGTAGATGAATATCTCGTCAAGTCACAGGTGGTGATTGGCGACGTGGTAACGCGAGTAAAGCATCATTTGGGTGTGTCGTAG
- a CDS encoding 50S ribosomal protein L27, translating to MSKVKAGGSSKNIHNNPGQRLGVKRFGGQKVNAGEVLVRQTGATKVAGAGAYMSRNYTIHAAKSGVVTFKRVKKTKFTGKTERRTQVCVG from the coding sequence ATGTCAAAAGTCAAAGCTGGTGGCTCAAGTAAAAACATCCACAACAACCCTGGCCAACGCCTCGGCGTCAAGCGTTTCGGCGGCCAAAAAGTCAACGCCGGTGAGGTACTCGTCCGCCAAACGGGCGCCACGAAAGTCGCTGGTGCAGGTGCATACATGAGCCGCAACTACACCATCCACGCTGCTAAGTCCGGTGTCGTCACCTTTAAGCGAGTCAAGAAAACCAAATTCACCGGCAAAACCGAGCGACGAACCCAGGTTTGCGTCGGCTAG
- a CDS encoding flippase-like domain-containing protein translates to MGDMVSKGIRQFLEALRSPRTIMSVVTLAVLVLIVFLSRAELVRAWELLGRANIWLLMLLLPFQIIVYFAGGEMIFAYLRDKKLIGHISRFEQTRIALELNLVNHIFPSGGVSGISYTTWRMHKLGVSSARSTFAQVIRYVTGFLSLMVLLIVAVLILSIDGQVNRYIVTSSFLLVLVVLALTFGLIFMFSSRRRMHNTAVRVSRLINAVVRWATLGKIKRLLVSTKIEAFFAEMHDDFVELSEHRRLLIKPLVWGAIYAVFDVLMFIVAFWALGVSVNPAVLIIGYGVAGLASLVAFTPGGAGVYEAIMIVFLSMTGVAPDVAIAGIVLTRVILLTGTIVFGYMFYQHALIKYGRPDDDDNTAV, encoded by the coding sequence ATGGGCGATATGGTGTCGAAAGGGATACGGCAGTTTTTAGAGGCGTTGAGATCACCGCGGACGATCATGAGTGTCGTGACGCTGGCGGTGCTGGTACTGATCGTTTTCCTGTCGCGCGCGGAATTGGTACGAGCGTGGGAGCTGCTTGGCCGGGCGAATATCTGGCTATTGATGTTGCTGCTACCGTTTCAAATTATCGTCTATTTTGCGGGCGGCGAGATGATCTTTGCCTATCTTCGCGACAAAAAACTGATCGGGCATATCTCGCGGTTTGAGCAGACACGGATTGCACTGGAGCTGAATCTGGTCAATCACATTTTTCCGTCGGGCGGTGTCAGCGGTATTTCCTACACAACGTGGCGGATGCACAAGCTCGGCGTCAGCTCGGCACGCTCAACGTTTGCCCAGGTGATCCGCTACGTGACGGGCTTTTTGTCGTTGATGGTGCTGCTGATTGTGGCGGTGTTAATCTTGTCAATTGACGGGCAGGTAAATCGCTACATCGTGACGTCAAGTTTCCTCCTCGTGCTGGTGGTGCTGGCGCTAACATTTGGGCTGATTTTTATGTTCTCGTCACGAAGGCGTATGCACAACACGGCGGTGCGGGTGTCGCGGCTGATCAACGCGGTGGTGCGGTGGGCGACGCTGGGCAAGATCAAGCGGCTGCTGGTTTCGACAAAAATCGAAGCATTTTTTGCTGAGATGCATGATGATTTCGTGGAGCTGTCAGAGCACCGGCGCCTACTCATCAAGCCGCTGGTCTGGGGGGCAATTTATGCCGTCTTTGATGTGTTGATGTTCATCGTGGCGTTTTGGGCGCTGGGCGTGTCGGTCAATCCGGCGGTGCTGATTATCGGCTACGGCGTGGCGGGGCTGGCGAGCTTGGTGGCCTTTACGCCGGGCGGTGCGGGCGTGTACGAAGCAATTATGATCGTTTTCTTGAGCATGACCGGTGTGGCACCGGACGTGGCTATCGCTGGGATTGTACTGACGCGGGTGATTTTACTAACGGGGACAATTGTCTTTGGGTATATGTTCTACCAGCACGCGCTGATCAAATATGGGCGGCCAGATGACGACGATAACACCGCGGTTTAG
- the xseA gene encoding exodeoxyribonuclease VII large subunit: MGGQMTTITPRFSVSDFVAVVNQVLETAVPAIEVEGEVAEFAVRQQKFVFFTLKDSESAVNCFMMAWQLRAPIEEGMRVVVRASAKLTAKGKFSLTVQEVKPLGAGHLKRSAELLRAKLAAEGLFDAERKRPLPPYPARVAVISSTQAAGYADFMKIAGERWGGVQFIVANVKVQGDGAADQAVRAIAHCNQLAEPPEVIVLIRGGGSAEDLASFNDECLARAVAGSRVPVLTGIGHEVDESLCDLAADRRAATPSNAAQLLFLDKHDLKRQLAMRLGGVAEVIQQQIAERRLRATMSQQAVLEQWLRRVEIAKNMVLSQQRMIAEYDPEMALRRGYAMISGHRQIGSIVKITTKDMIMKARIESSGKR, encoded by the coding sequence ATGGGCGGCCAGATGACGACGATAACACCGCGGTTTAGCGTTAGCGACTTTGTAGCAGTCGTCAATCAGGTGCTGGAGACGGCCGTTCCAGCCATCGAGGTTGAAGGTGAGGTCGCTGAGTTCGCGGTGCGTCAGCAAAAATTTGTCTTTTTTACCCTCAAGGACAGTGAGAGTGCGGTCAATTGTTTCATGATGGCCTGGCAGCTCAGGGCACCAATCGAGGAGGGAATGCGCGTGGTGGTGCGAGCCTCAGCTAAGTTAACTGCCAAGGGTAAGTTTAGCCTAACGGTACAGGAGGTCAAGCCACTGGGTGCGGGTCACCTCAAGCGCAGCGCTGAGTTACTCAGGGCGAAATTAGCGGCCGAAGGTCTGTTTGATGCGGAACGCAAGCGCCCCTTGCCACCATATCCTGCTCGTGTGGCGGTTATTTCTAGCACCCAGGCGGCCGGCTACGCAGATTTCATGAAAATTGCTGGTGAGCGCTGGGGCGGGGTGCAGTTTATCGTCGCTAACGTGAAGGTCCAGGGCGACGGCGCAGCTGATCAGGCGGTGCGGGCGATTGCCCACTGCAACCAGCTGGCGGAGCCGCCAGAGGTGATTGTGCTGATTCGCGGCGGTGGTAGCGCGGAGGACCTGGCGAGCTTCAATGATGAATGCTTGGCGCGAGCGGTGGCTGGTAGCCGCGTGCCGGTGCTGACTGGTATCGGGCACGAGGTTGACGAGAGTTTGTGCGATCTGGCGGCTGATCGACGGGCGGCCACGCCGAGCAATGCTGCGCAGCTATTATTTCTGGATAAACACGACCTGAAGCGACAGTTAGCGATGCGGCTGGGCGGCGTGGCAGAGGTAATTCAGCAGCAGATTGCGGAGCGTCGTTTACGTGCAACAATGTCGCAACAAGCGGTGCTCGAACAGTGGTTGCGCCGCGTCGAGATTGCTAAAAATATGGTATTGTCGCAACAACGGATGATCGCTGAGTACGATCCAGAGATGGCGCTGCGGCGCGGTTATGCGATGATCAGCGGCCACCGTCAGATTGGTAGTATTGTGAAGATTACAACAAAAGATATGATTATGAAAGCGAGGATTGAGAGTAGTGGAAAACGATAA
- a CDS encoding HAMP domain-containing histidine kinase, translated as MAQPQWSDKEFAAMPSIAVAAHELKAPLALIRQMSLLIEDGQLSSAEAQQMQRRLTLTAERSLALVQDLARTVNVRPMLFPLEPVNPLALLAQLAHQSRDMLRLYDRRVTWPRTGKKRLVVANPLLLGRIMMNFLDNAMRYSEAGAAIRVTVRQAGTMVRLGVRDFGPMMSLAEYRRLVDEMTMHKSVRTRPDSSGLGVYIAATFARAMGGQIGLIRHRDGLTFYVDVPLSEQMSLL; from the coding sequence ATGGCGCAGCCACAGTGGAGTGATAAGGAGTTTGCCGCAATGCCGAGCATAGCGGTGGCAGCGCATGAGCTGAAGGCGCCGCTGGCGTTGATTCGGCAGATGAGTTTATTGATTGAGGATGGTCAGCTCAGTTCAGCCGAGGCACAGCAGATGCAGCGGCGGCTGACGTTGACGGCGGAGCGCTCGCTGGCTTTGGTACAGGATTTGGCGCGTACCGTGAATGTGCGGCCAATGCTGTTTCCACTGGAGCCGGTTAATCCATTAGCGCTACTCGCCCAATTGGCGCACCAGTCGCGCGACATGCTGCGGCTGTATGACCGGCGGGTGACGTGGCCGCGTACGGGCAAAAAGCGGCTGGTGGTGGCTAATCCATTGCTGCTTGGGCGGATCATGATGAATTTTCTCGATAATGCGATGCGCTACAGCGAGGCTGGGGCCGCAATTCGCGTGACTGTTCGCCAGGCAGGGACGATGGTGCGGCTGGGCGTACGGGATTTTGGGCCGATGATGAGCCTGGCTGAGTATCGGCGGCTGGTGGATGAGATGACTATGCACAAATCAGTCAGAACCCGGCCGGATAGCAGTGGTCTCGGAGTGTATATCGCTGCAACGTTCGCGCGGGCGATGGGCGGGCAGATCGGGCTGATACGCCACCGAGACGGACTGACGTTTTATGTTGATGTGCCGCTCAGCGAGCAGATGAGCTTATTATGA
- a CDS encoding response regulator produces the protein MKKLLIIEDDPQWAAVLERYALEAGYTARTVVAAGQAMAMIDEWQPDGLVLDMLLAGETGMALLNELQSHEDLARLPVVVCSNVVLDPNQLRPFGVRAVLDKARMTPDDVRAALSVLGEEVE, from the coding sequence ATGAAAAAACTCCTGATCATCGAGGATGACCCGCAGTGGGCGGCGGTGCTGGAGCGGTATGCGCTGGAGGCGGGCTATACAGCCCGAACAGTGGTAGCGGCCGGGCAGGCGATGGCGATGATTGATGAGTGGCAGCCGGATGGCTTGGTGCTTGATATGCTGCTGGCGGGTGAGACGGGGATGGCGCTACTGAATGAGCTGCAAAGTCATGAGGATCTGGCGCGGCTGCCGGTGGTGGTATGTAGTAATGTAGTGCTTGACCCTAATCAGCTGCGGCCATTTGGCGTGCGGGCGGTGCTCGATAAGGCGCGAATGACGCCCGACGACGTGCGAGCCGCGCTCAGCGTGCTAGGCGAGGAGGTCGAATGA
- the recO gene encoding DNA repair protein RecO: protein MKDGERLKAIVLRRTDYAEADRVLQLLTPQGRRAVIAKGVRRERSKLAGGIELLALCDVVIRSGRGELGLLTSARLSAFYRHILEDYERMQFAYQALKLVAQATETVDGPEWFAVLSQVLAWLDRPAVDRLLVETWFYMQYAGLLGDELNLRTDVAGRTLTSDKSYMYDPSEKALRPSEQGDLTADHIKLLRLIQAKPLENLTHIGGLGPVIASCWLVTRQHAAV, encoded by the coding sequence ATGAAAGATGGCGAGCGGCTGAAGGCGATTGTGCTACGGCGGACGGATTATGCGGAAGCTGATCGAGTATTGCAGCTACTAACGCCCCAGGGGCGGCGGGCGGTGATCGCCAAGGGGGTGCGCCGCGAGCGGAGCAAGCTGGCTGGCGGCATTGAACTCCTGGCGCTGTGCGATGTAGTGATTCGTTCGGGCCGCGGCGAGCTGGGGCTGCTGACCAGTGCCAGGCTCAGTGCGTTTTATCGGCATATCCTCGAGGATTATGAGCGGATGCAGTTCGCCTACCAAGCGCTCAAGCTGGTGGCGCAGGCGACCGAGACCGTTGATGGGCCGGAGTGGTTCGCGGTGCTTAGCCAGGTGTTGGCGTGGCTTGATCGGCCGGCGGTTGATCGGCTGCTGGTCGAGACGTGGTTTTATATGCAGTACGCCGGGCTGCTGGGTGACGAGCTGAATCTACGCACTGACGTGGCCGGGCGGACGCTCACGAGCGATAAATCATACATGTACGATCCAAGCGAAAAAGCCCTAAGGCCAAGCGAGCAGGGTGATCTAACGGCCGATCACATCAAGCTGCTGCGCCTCATCCAAGCCAAGCCGCTGGAAAATCTCACCCACATCGGCGGTCTCGGCCCGGTCATCGCTAGTTGCTGGCTGGTGACTAGGCAGCATGCGGCGGTGTAG